In Neptuniibacter halophilus, the genomic stretch ATGATGTAGCTCGCCCAGAGCGAATCACCCATCGCTGCTTTGAGGAAGAACTTGCCGTAGAGCAGGCTCAGACCGGAGAGTGCGAGGATGATAAACAGTACCGCAACCGTCCAGTGATTGGCGCGATCGAGACGTTTCCAGCGCTCGATCAACTGACCGGAACGCGGATGATCGAGTTTCTTCTGCCCGACCAGCAGGTAGAAGATCAGCAGAACCCCGAGTGTACCGCCGATGGCATACAGCCCGGCTGGCGTGATCCACTGATTACGCCAGTGACGCCATTCCTCGCCCTTGACGTTAATCAGCTGGCCGGCTTCGTTACCCTGTGCCTGGGTACGGCCGGTTTCACCCTGCTGAACCACCTGCCAGTACTCTGCACCGGCAAACCCCGCGACTTTAGCGTCGGAAGGTGTTGCCTGTACCTGAGCTGCAAACAGCAGGCCCAGCAACAGTAACAAGTGAGATGGCAATATAATACGGAGCATAAAGTCTCCTTAAATCGTGCAAGCCGGATGGAAACCATCCGGCATAGGTTGGTTATCAGACTTTTGCTGAGGCATCGTAGGCCAGGTCTTCTTCGTTCATCGACCATGCGCCATCCTTGTGACCACGATAGATCACACGCTCACGGAAGATGTCAGAAACCTGATCAGCGTCACCCGCCAGCAGGGCTTTGGTAGCGCACATCTCAGCACACATCGGCAGCTTGCCTTCAGCGATACGGTTGGCACCGTATTTCGCTTTCTCAGCAGGGCTGTTGTCCTCTTCAGGGCCGCCGGCGCAGAAGGTACATTTGTCCATCTTGCCGCGCTCACCGAAGGCTGCATCGCTCGGGAACTGCGGTGCGCCAAACGGGCAGGCGTACAGGCAGTAACCGCAACCGATACAGAGATCCTTGTTATGCAGGACGATGCCATCGTCAGTCTGATAGAAGCAGTCGGTCGGGCAGACCGCCATGCACGGCGCATCGGAGCAGTGCATACAGGCGACCGAAATAGAGGTTTCACCCGGTTCGCCATCGTTGATGGTTACAACACGGCGGCGGTTTACACCCCATTCTACTTCGTTTTCGTTTTTACAGGCTGTGACGCAGCCATTGCACTCAATACAGCGCTTGGAGTCACAGAG encodes the following:
- a CDS encoding formate dehydrogenase subunit gamma gives rise to the protein MLRIILPSHLLLLLGLLFAAQVQATPSDAKVAGFAGAEYWQVVQQGETGRTQAQGNEAGQLINVKGEEWRHWRNQWITPAGLYAIGGTLGVLLIFYLLVGQKKLDHPRSGQLIERWKRLDRANHWTVAVLFIILALSGLSLLYGKFFLKAAMGDSLWASYIMFCKLAHNYLGPLFVLGLLFMIVRWIKHNFFNRNDLIWFLKGGGIIGKAHPSAGYMNGGEKVWFWLLTIVGLVVCGSGLVLDFQNFGQIRETMQIANLLHAAGSLILMAASLGHIYIGTIGTEGALEGMKTGYVDETWAKQHHDLWYEEVKRNSDS
- the fdh3B gene encoding formate dehydrogenase FDH3 subunit beta; protein product: MARMKFLCDSKRCIECNGCVTACKNENEVEWGVNRRRVVTINDGEPGETSISVACMHCSDAPCMAVCPTDCFYQTDDGIVLHNKDLCIGCGYCLYACPFGAPQFPSDAAFGERGKMDKCTFCAGGPEEDNSPAEKAKYGANRIAEGKLPMCAEMCATKALLAGDADQVSDIFRERVIYRGHKDGAWSMNEEDLAYDASAKV